The sequence CGACCTGGCCGTGGCCGTGCCGGCCGTGCTGAAGGCGGGCGGCGCCTACGTGCCCCTCGACCCCGAACAGCCCGCCGACCGGCTGGCCCACATGGTCGCCGACTCGGGGGCCGAGGTGCTGGTGACCACCCGCGCGCTGGCCGGTCGCGTGTCCGCCGGGATCACCGTCCTCCTCGGCGAGGGGGAGGCGCCCACGGTCCTCCTCGACGGGCGGGAGGAGCTCAGGGGCCTCCTCCCCCCGAGGGAGGCGGGCCCGGACGACCTGGCCTACGTCATCTACACCTCGGGCTCGACCGGCCGTCCCAAGGGCGTGGCCGTACAGCACCGGCAGGTGCTCAACTACCTGGCCGACGCGCACGAGCGGTTCGAGGTGGTGGACGGGGCCGGGTACGCCCTGCTGCAGTCGCTCTCCTTCGACTTCGGGATCACGATCTTCTACCTGGCGCTCGCGACCGGGGGGTGCCTCCACCTGGTGCCGTCCCGGATCTCCGGCCCCGACCTCGCCGACTACGCGGACCGGGCCCGGATCGACTACCTGAAGATCACCCCCTCCCACCTGGGCGCCCTCACCGCGGAGGTCGACCCGCGCCGGCTGCTGCCCCGCCGGGTGCTCATCCTCGGCGGCGAGGGGTCGGCCTGGGAGTGGACCCGCGAGCTGGCCGCCCTCGGCGTCTGCCGGGTGGTCAACCACTACGGCCCGACCGAGGCCACGGTCGGCGTCACCACCTACGAGGTGGGCGCCGACGACGACGTCCGCGGGCCGGTCACCCCGATCGGGCGGCCGCTCGGCCACGCGCGGGCCTACGTCCTGGACGGGCGGATGCGGCCGGCGCCCATCGGCGTGATCGGCGAGCTGTGCCTCGGCGGGGACCGGCTGGCCCGCGAGTATCTCGGCCGCCCGGACCTGACCGCCGAGAAGTTCCTGCCCGACCCGTACGGCGAGCCCGGCGACCGGCTCTACCGCACCGGCGACCTGGCTCGCTGGCTGCCGGACGGCAACCTCGAGTTCCTCGGCCGCCGTGACCTCCAGGTGAAGGTCCGCGGCTACCGGGTCGAGCTGGGCGAGGTCGACGAGGCCCTGCGCACCCTGCCGGGCGTCGCCCACGCCGTCGTCGACGCGCGCGGCGGGCCGGGGGCGCTGGAACTGGTCGCCTACCTGGTCGCCGCCGACGGGCCGGCGGCCCGGCCGGGGGTGGGGGAGCTGCGCAGGCTGCTGCAGGCCGTACTGCCCGACTACATGGTGCCGACCCGCTACGTCTGGCTGGACCGGCTGCCGCTGAAGTCGCACGGCAAGGTCGACCGCGCCGCCCTGCCCGAGCCCGAGGCGGTCCGGCCCGACCGGGAGGCGGCGTTCGAGGCGCCCTCCGGGATGGTGGAGGAGGCCGTCGCTTCGGCCTTCGGCGAGGTGCTCGGCCTGGACCGGGTCGGCGCCACCGACGACTTCTTCGACCTGGGCGGGCACTCCCTGCTCGCCGTGCAGGTGGTCGCCCGGCTGCGCCGCCGGCTGGACGGGATGCGGCCGGTCAGCGTGATGGACCTGTTCCAGCACCCGACCGCGCGGGGCCTGGCCACCCTGGTGGAGGCGGGCGACGACGGGCCGCGCGGCCTGCTGTACGAGCTGACGCCCAGGATCGCCGCACCCGAGCTGACGCTGGTGTGCGTGCCGTACGGCGGCGGCAGCGCGGTGGTCTACCAGCCGCTCGCCGACGCCCTGCCCGCGGGATGCGCGCTGCACGCGGTGGCCGTGCCGGGCCACGACCTCGGCCTGGCCGAGGAGCCGCGTCCCCTCGCCGAGGTCGCCGCCGAGTGCGCCGCGGAGATCCTCAGGAAGGTGACCGGCCCGCTGGTGCTGTACGGGCACTGCGGGGTGGGCGGCGCGCTCACCGTCGAGATCGCCCGTCAGGTCGAGGCCGCCGGGCGCCCGCTCGACGCGGTCTACCTCGGCGGCCTGTTCCCCTTCGCCCGGCCCACCCGGGGCGTGCTGGGTCGCTGGGCGCGGTTCACCGGGCTGGAACGGCTGCGCGGCGACCGGGGCCAGGTGAACTGGCTGACCGGCATGGGCGCCGACCTGTCCGGCCTGACCGAGGAGCAGCTGGCGTTCGTCGTGCGCAACATGCGGCACGACTCCAGGCAGGCGGAGGAGTACTTCACCCGCCTGGTCGAGGAGGGCGCGGAGCCGCTGAGCGCCCCGATCATCTCGGTGGTCGGCGAGCGCGACCCCAACACCGAGTTCCACGCCGAGCGCTACACCGAGTGGGACTTCCTCTCGCCGCGCACGGCGCTGGCCGTACTCGACGAGGGCGGGCACTACTTCCTCAAATACCGGGCCGAGGAGCTGGCGGAGATCGTCACCACGGTCCATCCGGCTCTCGCCGCGCCGGCCGTGCCGGAGCCCGCCACCCCCACCTGGCGCGTGGCCGGCCGCTCCGACTCCTCCGTACCCGTGGAGAGGGGCACCGCGGCCCCCGAGCCCAGCCTGGGCCGGTTCCTCGCGGTCGCGATCGGCCAGCTCGTCACCATCGTCGGTGCCACGCTGACCGAGTTCGCGATCCCGATCTCCACCTACCTGGACAGCCGCTCCCTCACCCAGTTCGCCGTGCTCCAGGTGCTCGCGCTGATCCCGGGCATCCTGGTGGCCCCGCTGGCCGGGGCGGTGGTGGACCGGGCGAGCAGGCGGACGGTCATGCTCGGCGGCAACATCGCGGCCCTCGTCGTACAGCTGCTCACCGGCACGCTGCTGTGGACCGGCGAGCTGGCGGTCTGGCACCTGTACCCGCTGCTCACCGCCCTGTCGATCGCGCTGACCTTCCAGCGGCTGGCCTACGTGTCGGCCGTGCCCCAGCTCGTGCCCAAGCGCTACCTCGGCCACGCCAACGGGGTGGTCCAGATGACCACCGGCGTCGCGCAGTTCGTCGCGCCGCTCGTCGCGGTGGGACTGCTGGCGACCATCGGCCTGGAGGGGATCCTCGCGCTCGACGTCGCCGGATACGTCGCGGGGGTGATCGTGCTGCTGTGCGTCGGCTTCCCGGCCAGGCTGGCGGGCGAGCGCCGCGAGTCCGTCGGCGCGGAGATCGCCGGGGGGTTCCGGCTCCAGATGGGACAGCGCGGTTTCCGGGCCATGCTCGTCTTCTTCGCCCTCTTCAACCTGGTGCTCTCACCGGTCTTCCTGCTGTTCTCGCCGCTGACGCTGTCCTTCGGCACGCTCGCCGACGCCGGATACGTCGCGCTCCTCGGCGGGGCGGGAGCGGTGACCGGCGGGCTGGTCATGAGCGTGTGGGGCGGACCGGCGCACCGGCGCATGCACGGCGTCCTCCTCGGGACCCTGGCGCTCGCCGCCTGCTGCCTGGTGACCGGCGCGCACGGGTCGCTGCTCTTCGTCGGGCTGGGCGCCTTCGGGGTGGCGTGCTCGCTCGCGCTCGTCAACGGCGTCTACGCGACCATCGTCCAGGTCAAGGTGGCCCAGCGCTTCCACGGGCGGGTCTTCGCCCTCAACCAGATGGTCGCGCTGTCCACCATTCCGCTCGGCGTGGCCGTGATCGCGCCGCTCGGCGAGCGCCTCCTGGAGCCGATGTTCCTGCCCGGCGGGCTCCTCGCCGGTACGGCCGGCGCCGTCATCGGGGTCGGTCCCGGCCGCGGCATCGCGTTCATGTACGTGGTGTGCGGCCTGCTGGTCGCTCTGATCGCCCTCGTCGCGCTGCGCAGCCGGACGCTGTCGCGGTTCGACGACGAGGTCCCCGACGCCGTCGCCGACGATCTCGTCGGGATCCAGGCGCTGAACGACAGAACCGGCACGACCGAGCGGAAGGAAGCCGTCCCGTGTCCCTGACCGTACCCGCCCTCCACGTCAACTGGACCGGTCCGCACCGGGCCGGCCTCCGCCGCCACCGGGACCGGGCCCTGGAGAACGGCCCCTACGGCATGCCGGTCGAGGAGATCCTCACCTGCGTCCACAGCGCCCACGCCTGGCGGGCCTTCCACGGCGGCGTCGAGCTGGTGACCGACGAGCTGGGCGCCTCCTACGCGGCGGCACAGGGACTGGACGCGCTCTACGACCGCATCGACACCTCCCTCGACGCCCTCGACGCCCTCGACGTGGACCCGCTGTTCTACTTCGCGGCGGGCAAGAGCTACGCGGCCCGGCTGCGCGCCGCGCCGTTCGCCGTCGTCGACACCGACCTCTACCTGCGCCGTCCCGTCGACGGGCTGGAGCGCGGCGGGTTCGTCTTCGCGCACTGGGAGTCGGTGGGCAACGACGTCTACCCGCCGGTTCCGGAGGTCCCCAACCAGGCCGGCCTGGACCTGTCGCGCTGGACCTTCGACACCCCGGCGGCCAACATGGCGGTCTCGATCTTCCTCGACGACCGGCACCGCGCCGAGTACGCCGAGGCGTCCATGGCGTTCATGACCGGCAACGCCGGGCCGTCGGCCACCGCCCCGATCGTCCGCCAGACCTTCGCCGAGCAGCGCATCGCCCCCGCGGTCGCCCGCTCCCTCGGGGTGGACCTGCGTCCGGTCACCGAGCGTTTCTGGATCGTGGAGACGGAGGAGTGGGACGGCCCCTCCTACGCCGACCGCTTCCACCACACCTGGAACCAGAAACGGCTGCTGCGCCAGTTCCCCGAGCTGCGCCCGGCCTACTGGCGCTACCTGCTGGAGGACCTGCTGTGGCGCTTCCCCGGCACCGGCGATCTGCTGCTGTCGGTGCCCGCGCTCAAGGAGTGCGCCGACCTCGTCCGCACCGTCCGGCGCGACCTGGCCGCCCACGGCCCCAGCCTGATCGAATGGAGCACCCCGTGACCGCCCCGACCACCGAGACGGAGCTCGGCGCCCTGTGGCGCCAGGTGCTCCGCGTGCCCGCCGTCGCCCCCGGCGACAACTTCTTCGAGCTGGGCGGCGACTCCTTCCGGGCCGCCCAGCTCGCCGGCCTGGTCGGCACCCGCCTGGGGGTGCCCGTCACGCCGGCCCTCGCCTTCGACCGGCCGGAGCTGGCCGGGCAGGCCCGCTGGATCGACGACGCCCGCGCCGCGGGGCTCTCGGCCGCCGCCGGGCCCGCGACCGGCGGGGGAGCTCCGCTCAGCACCCAGCAGGAGGACTTCCTGTACTGGATGTTCGAGAGCGAGCCCGTCCGCGACATCGGGTCCTGCGCCACCGCGATCCGGATCCGCGACTCCTTCGACGTGGCCGTCCTCACCCGCGCGCTGGAGGCGGTGATCGCGCGGCACGAGCCGCTGCGCAGCGTCGTCACCGCGTCGGGGGAGGTGATCGTCGCTGACGAGCTGCCGCCCGAGGTCGCCGAGGCCGTGGCCGAGGGCCGGACGCCGCAGGAGCGCGAGCGCGACGCCGAGCGGATCGTCTGGCACGAGCGCATGCGTCTCGACGACGTTCTGCGCGGCCCCCTCGTGCGGGCCCTCGTCGTGCACCTCGGCGAGGACGACCACGTGCTGGTCCTCGCCGTGCACCACTTCGCCTTCGACGGCTTCTCCCTGGGCGTCATGCTCCGCGAGCTGGGCATCGTCTACTCGGCCCTGCGTACGG comes from Streptosporangium roseum DSM 43021 and encodes:
- a CDS encoding non-ribosomal peptide synthetase, which produces MQTRLPDAARTDGVPLSPGQERLWFLDQLTPGDASYNVYVSERLRGPLDSGALVRAFGEVVARHAVLRTRYPSQDGRPVQVADPAGPGLRYVDLSDGPEERPRDPSDGPEERPRDPSDGPERRARDLVAELTNRGFDLAGGPVLRAALIRLAADDHVLCLVIHHIAVDGWSLGVLRAELAALYGAFAAGLPSPLPPPALQYADYALACRQDPGRDEDLAYWRTRLADPPVLALPTDRPRPRIRTANGAYVARRIPGPLAAEVARLARTERCTLFMTLTAAFQALLARHTGQDDVCVGTQVAARDRPELEGMVGFVVNTLVLRGDLSGDPSFRDLMRRTRATALEAYQRQSTPFDALVNELGIDRDLSRTPLFQAQLVLHNQAQAGPSLPGITTELFDGGFALAKFDLSLEIGQEEGELRAHFAYNSDLFEPATVERLAARFEALLRCAVADPGTRLSELELLDADERRLILEHWSRPGPPGRAGAPGAPGTSGTSGGPAPAGDPGPSRDPGPLQGAGPSRDGGPFRDVATLHGLVERAAARTPEAVAVVFGDDALTYRELDARADRLAAVLRDHGAGPDRRVAICLEQSLDLAVAVPAVLKAGGAYVPLDPEQPADRLAHMVADSGAEVLVTTRALAGRVSAGITVLLGEGEAPTVLLDGREELRGLLPPREAGPDDLAYVIYTSGSTGRPKGVAVQHRQVLNYLADAHERFEVVDGAGYALLQSLSFDFGITIFYLALATGGCLHLVPSRISGPDLADYADRARIDYLKITPSHLGALTAEVDPRRLLPRRVLILGGEGSAWEWTRELAALGVCRVVNHYGPTEATVGVTTYEVGADDDVRGPVTPIGRPLGHARAYVLDGRMRPAPIGVIGELCLGGDRLAREYLGRPDLTAEKFLPDPYGEPGDRLYRTGDLARWLPDGNLEFLGRRDLQVKVRGYRVELGEVDEALRTLPGVAHAVVDARGGPGALELVAYLVAADGPAARPGVGELRRLLQAVLPDYMVPTRYVWLDRLPLKSHGKVDRAALPEPEAVRPDREAAFEAPSGMVEEAVASAFGEVLGLDRVGATDDFFDLGGHSLLAVQVVARLRRRLDGMRPVSVMDLFQHPTARGLATLVEAGDDGPRGLLYELTPRIAAPELTLVCVPYGGGSAVVYQPLADALPAGCALHAVAVPGHDLGLAEEPRPLAEVAAECAAEILRKVTGPLVLYGHCGVGGALTVEIARQVEAAGRPLDAVYLGGLFPFARPTRGVLGRWARFTGLERLRGDRGQVNWLTGMGADLSGLTEEQLAFVVRNMRHDSRQAEEYFTRLVEEGAEPLSAPIISVVGERDPNTEFHAERYTEWDFLSPRTALAVLDEGGHYFLKYRAEELAEIVTTVHPALAAPAVPEPATPTWRVAGRSDSSVPVERGTAAPEPSLGRFLAVAIGQLVTIVGATLTEFAIPISTYLDSRSLTQFAVLQVLALIPGILVAPLAGAVVDRASRRTVMLGGNIAALVVQLLTGTLLWTGELAVWHLYPLLTALSIALTFQRLAYVSAVPQLVPKRYLGHANGVVQMTTGVAQFVAPLVAVGLLATIGLEGILALDVAGYVAGVIVLLCVGFPARLAGERRESVGAEIAGGFRLQMGQRGFRAMLVFFALFNLVLSPVFLLFSPLTLSFGTLADAGYVALLGGAGAVTGGLVMSVWGGPAHRRMHGVLLGTLALAACCLVTGAHGSLLFVGLGAFGVACSLALVNGVYATIVQVKVAQRFHGRVFALNQMVALSTIPLGVAVIAPLGERLLEPMFLPGGLLAGTAGAVIGVGPGRGIAFMYVVCGLLVALIALVALRSRTLSRFDDEVPDAVADDLVGIQALNDRTGTTERKEAVPCP
- a CDS encoding DUF6734 family protein; this encodes MSLTVPALHVNWTGPHRAGLRRHRDRALENGPYGMPVEEILTCVHSAHAWRAFHGGVELVTDELGASYAAAQGLDALYDRIDTSLDALDALDVDPLFYFAAGKSYAARLRAAPFAVVDTDLYLRRPVDGLERGGFVFAHWESVGNDVYPPVPEVPNQAGLDLSRWTFDTPAANMAVSIFLDDRHRAEYAEASMAFMTGNAGPSATAPIVRQTFAEQRIAPAVARSLGVDLRPVTERFWIVETEEWDGPSYADRFHHTWNQKRLLRQFPELRPAYWRYLLEDLLWRFPGTGDLLLSVPALKECADLVRTVRRDLAAHGPSLIEWSTP